Genomic DNA from Nicotiana tabacum cultivar K326 chromosome 21, ASM71507v2, whole genome shotgun sequence:
GCAAACGGATGACCAATCGGTGGTCAAGCCGGAACCAGCAGCCCCACCGTCTCCTAACTTATTGCACGTACCATCGCCAACTCCTAATGGCTTCGTGGCCTACCCTCCTCTATATCTATACCTATAATCTCATGTATTACCCTCTGAAACCCATGGCCGCAATCAAAGTCAGATGCCACGATTTTTGCTTTTACCTCAACCATTGGCCCCTTTATCAACTTTCTGAGTTATATCAACCAAGGCATGATATCATACCTTGAACAAAGTCAGCACTTCAAAAAAACACCCAATCCATTTGTAATATTTTAGGGAGAAGTAGGTTTTTTCAGATTATCTGTCATTAGCATTGTGAGTAGTGGGGGTATTGTAAAATTGATCAACTGATGCTTGTAAAGTGTAGTGTAAAGgacagtccggtgcactaagctcccgctatgtgcggggtccggGAAAGGGCCGGACTACAAGGgtttattgtacgcagtcttGCCCTGCATTTCTGCCAGAGACTCTAGCAAAGTGTAGTGTAATTAGAATATATTATCCCAACGGGTAACTGAAGTGTCCTACCTAAAAAGCTCTTGTTAAATATGATTTATGCCTCTGCTGTGCTTTTTGTCTCTGGTGCGTTCGAATAGCACAGGAGCATTGAGTAAAAATGATGGAGCTCAATTGtgtaatttaaacaaaaaaattgcagaaatatgATACTTTTTTGGGGTGGTTTTAACATTTGATCCCGCTTGCCCTTTAGGCAGAATGACGTTCAAAACCACGTTTTTGGCCTAATTAAATGTCAAATGTGTCAAGTCAAATAACATAGGGATCAAAACTGGAACAAGATTCTTGAATCACATCAACTATTGTCCCTTCTAAACATaactaacagcttgtttggattgttgttgcatgtcgttttataatgtattgtattatattgtattgtttgatgaatacaacATTTGGATATTGTATCGTTTGTTATCGTTTCGTGATGTCACGCACTAACAATATGAATACGCactaacaatatgaagaataaacttgcaacattactaagaaaaaataggaTATGGAGTAGAATTATTGTATAAAAAGTAGGATAAATGATAAAAGATGATTATCTAATAATAAGGAAGgtcaagatgagagaaaaatgCAAGGAAATGACACCACCACACTAAATCCGTCattccataaagtgacacttttcatTGTTACGTAATGATGGATTTAACGATatgatagaataaaatttaagtaataattaaaataaacattGTATTTAAGTAACAATACTACATGATTCAATAGGTAACAACCGTCCAAATAAGTTGTAACAGTGAAATAGTAAAAATGAGCCGCCAGGTGCACAAAGCATCACACATTCATGTCAGGTTTAGGAAGGGTCGCCCCCAATAGGTGTGATGTAAACAACCTACCATAATGCAAATATTAGTAAATGTTGCCATTGCCCAAACACGTGACTTATAGGTTACATGGACAATACAAAATGCTTCCATATTTGCTCCAAATACTCAGCTTTGAAGGTGTGTCTGCATTGTTATATATAATCATATGTCGACAGATTCGACAAACAACGAAGCAATCAAGTCTTTAACTTTGGATTTGGGATTTGTGTATCCATCATCATCTTTCAAAAATGTATCGGCCAATCTTGAAAAATTTAAAGATCGTTCGAGGATAAACATTGGTACTGCAGTAGGGCGCAAGAGTTCCTTATTTATATCTTTCCACGCATTTGTGATTTTTTTCCGCATCTCAACATATGCTTCTTGCTTTGAAACTCCATATTCTTTCATGTAGCACTCAACAAATGAAGCAACATGTCCTCTTTGTTGTTCAACCTACAACATAATATATTTCAATTTCTTCATTAATATTATacaatattttaccattttaatCAGCCGTTTCTAAAGTTCCATAATTCAGTTTAAGTAAATGTGATCATTGAAGTTGTAATTTATCAAGCATGTCTATTTATTTTATCATGCAAAAGTGCCACCTAGACTCGAAATCAGACTGAGAAATGCTttttttgagtcgagggtctatcgggaACAACATTTCTACCTCTATAAGGtagggtaagatctgcgtacacatcTCTCTTCCTAGACCCGTACTGTAGGAATATATTGGATATGTTGTTTTTGTTATTGTAGTtgtttttgtattgtatttagggaCAAAATTCGCGAATTACGATGGCTATTGTTATATAAAATGAAAATTATATTGTTATACTTACTTCATGATCAGCCATATCATCCATTAATCTACAAATTGTTGATGCAGCTCGAAGAATCAAAGGTTCATTTGTCAACCATTCAAAAGCCTCTTTTGTTATAATTTCCTCCATAACAACCAAAGAAATTATTCCATACATCGGACCGGTAGAGCTTACAAGTCCATTTTTCATATACTCCTCGCATTTTGGAATGTAGTTAGCATTCAACCATTCAGCTTCCTTAAAATAGACTTCCGCCACCTTTTTCATCTAAAAAAGTAACAGAAAATGTACTAATAGTTCAAAATTGCGATTCTTCCCTACAACTTGGTTTACTTAATTAACTATTAAGTAGTAATTAATGTAACTTAATCAAGGATTACCTCTTTTTTCGCATAGTAGATGTGATCTGCTTTACCTTCTTTGGCCAATACTTCTTCCATTTCATTGAAAACGTCGAGAAGGCCTTGATAAATAGGTCTCAGATATGTCGGTAATAAATCCATGGCACCTTCGTCCCATCTGCAAAGTCTAAGTTGTCATAATATATTTCTATATAACAATACTTCACTATAGCATCTTAAAAAAATATCAGAATAAATGACGTTGTTATAGaaagattttattatatataattttaCCTTTGGATCGCATCCGTGAAAAGCACAAGCTCATCAAAAGTTGCATAAGCATCATAAGTGTCATCAATAATGGAGTTCATTTTGACTACTTTTGTTACCAAACTTCTTGAACGACTATATTGAGGTTCAAAATATATTCCCACCGTCCAAAAGTAAGCTTCTACTAATCTGTCCTTTGCATATGGAAATTTGTTTGCACGATCCAAATCTTTCCACCAGCTATAGATATCATAACAGCATTAACATACTTAAACTTTAGGTGTTATTAATTAGCGCGAgttacagtcaaacctctctataatagTCACATTTCTTTCAAAATAATTTGGTAACATAAAAcattgattttaaagaaaacttgACCGTTATAGTGAACTGTTGTTATAAAGGATGTATTTTATAGAGAGGTCTGATTGTACCATAATTATGAAGATGACAAGAATAGTAGATGTACCTTGTTAGCTCGTTAAGCTCTTTTCGATGAAGCTTTTGTAACATGTTGAAGTCCAACTTTGCAAATTTCAAAAGTAAATCATTATGTGTTCCAATGTTTTCATATATGTGTATGTATTTCCTTGCTCCCACCCTTGGTATAGCTTTGCGAATAGGATGGCTTAAGGCTTCAGTAACTTGTACCTTAAGCGAGTTGCTCAAATTCGGGATCACGGACTCGAGATGAGTCGTGGTAAAGATAAGAGCTTCTTCTAGAATTTCCTCGTCGTGCACTCTCATATGTGCTGCTTCATACAAACTCAATAATCCTTGAACATCATTAGTATgattttccttgaattttccgTCATGGTTAGTGAATTGCTTGAACACATCTGGTTGAACACCatgtttatattttgaaagaaatGAATTTCATTAGCATCAAGAAATTAAACCCTAAgttattacaacaacaacaacaacaaaaaatattcAGTGAAATCCTACAAGTGGAGTCTGCGGAGTAGAGTGTGTACGCAGACATTACTTTTACCTTGTAAAGATCGAGAGCCTGTTAtcaatagaccctcgactcaaagaAAGCATAGTCAcaacattgttaatagaaatatAGTCGTGGACAAGCCATGGAAAAAGAAGTAAATCGTACCCCAAGTTATTAttgacaataacaacaacaacccagtggtTTTCCATAAGTGGAGTCTTAAATAATATTCCTATAATAACTATTTGATTTCACAGCTAGTTAAGAAATTTACAATTTCCACACTATagttttttactatttttaagcAGAAGGACAAAATAAAAAAGTATAATACAGAAGTCTTCTATATAGAAGCAGATCTCGAAACTTGCTATTCTCTGCACAAATAAGGTGCGATAACTAAAAAAAGAGGAAGGCGAGTCTttgagcaacggtaaagttgttaCTGTGTGACCTATAATTTATGTGTTCGAGCCATAAAATCAGTTACTAATAGCATTAGGATAAGTTGTCTACATTACACCCCTTGGGTGCGACTTGTCCTGACCCTGTGTATACACGAGATATTTAGTATTAGGGTAAGTTGCATACTTTACACCCCTTGGGGGCGGTTCGTCCTGACCCTGCGTATACATGAGATATTTTATGCGCCGAACTGTCTTTTAACAACGAAAAAAAATGAAGCTGTGCGGGAAAGGGCAGAAATGTAAGGTACCTGAAGACATGTAATATCCTTGTTGCCTCGCAAGTCGAAAACGAAGAGCAGCAACATAAAGGTTGTGTTCATCGTCATCTTCACTATTTTGAGACAAATTAAAGATGTTTTGAATGGAGTTTTCAATCTCATCATTGAAATGATATGCTAATCCCAATCTTTGAATTGTGTCAATCAAGACTAGTTTTTGTGTACTATTATCTGGAGTTTCTACCAACATTTTCCGAACTATTTCTTTTAGCATTTCATGTTCATTTTTCTCTTGGGTAGTAATTTCCTGCAGGCAGAAATTGAGCATCAGGAGCGTATCCGCATGTATAATACCAGGTTCATCTGACTCAATACATTCACGGAGCACAAATTTATGTGTAACATTCTACTAAAATTGTAACAGATCCTTAAAGGTTGAACCCAAAAAATTTAAATCCTAGATCCACATATGTTAATCACTAAAAAGGGCAGCCTAGTGCAATAAGCTTccgctatgtgcggggtccggAGAAGGggcggaccacaagagtctattgtatgcagtcttaccttacatttttgcaagaggttgtttccacggctcgaacccgtgacctcccgGTCACAAGGCTCCTTTTGAtcattatttatgagttttgaatACATTATTAGATATATAGTGAAAACCTACCTAAGTTtttacaaaatagtaatattccATTCGTTTCAATTTATTTAAACCTTGTCGGAGCATGAGAGTCAAGTTCAATATTTTTTAATGTGATGAACATATATTCTTTAAATGTTTTGAAATATATTTTACACATTTAGAAACTGCATAAAAGGTATTGTAAGTCACAacaattaaaaattcaaaatatttgaaATGCATTTGCAAAAAATATGGCCAAAGAAAATCTTATTTGACCCCATATAGTAAAAGATTCATTCTTTTTTGAGACGGAGGAAGTATTAAATTCCAAACTCATAATTTCAAAAGTACGATAAAGACCAATCTTAAAGCTTGAATCTTTCATGTTTAAATGCTTCATCCATCTCTAATAAAATTATAACATCTTCATTATTCATTTAGGTAAcacagtcagacctctctataacatccccatataacagtcattcactaaAGAATCAAGTTTTCTCGGAACCGATTACtatgttatattataatatataatctctataacaacacttcactataacaaTAAAAAACGATCGCAACAAATGGAGTTGTTATAGAGAAGTTTGACGGTAGAATATAAGCATGGGATTGTGACTTACTGTTATTTCAGAATTGTAGGAGAGAAAATGGTCACCCCAAATTGTTGAGGGAAAATCTGCCAAATGACGAGAGCTTGAAGAAAGATCCATTGCTCGATTCATTCTTCttactctctcttttcttctccctCCAAAAGAGGCATATGATGAGTGTATAACTCTGAGTTGAGAAGTATTGCATCTCCAAATATTCGACTGAAATTTCGCAAAGTGAGAACAGATTAATGGAGAAATTGATTGActcatctctctctctttctctcgccAAACGAGTTTTCTAGTTCCTTTACTTTAGAGTTTTGtagcccaaaaaaaaaaaaaaaggcagccAAGCTTACAATGTTAGAATTTGCCACTACAACATTATGTATATATAGCTACAAATTCTTAGCTATATGTGGCTAATACCTAACAATAgccacaaaaattaaaatttcatagctatttacaaattcataaaaaaattAGCTACAAAATTAAATCGACAAAGCTGATTTAGCATTTTTGCTATAATTGCTAACTGTCGTAGCAATATTACCCAAATAGCTACAAATTTATTGCTACAATAAAATTTCGTAGCTAATCGTATTTTTTTTGCCACGCATTTGAAATTACTGTAGCAATAACAACTTTATAGTCACAAAAATTACTTCTAACAAAATGTTATAGCTAAATAGATATTTTTGCCTCAAGTTATAAAAGCATGTAGCAATAATTGGATTAATAGATATAAAAAATTATTGCTACGACAATATTTTGTAGATAATTATGAGTTTTTGCCACACGTCAGAAATTACTGTAATAATATTAATCTTCTAGTCACAAAATATTACTCGATACAAAATATTGTAGTTGAATAGGTATTTTTGCTTCAATTATAAAAATTTGTGGCAAAAACTAACTTAATAGCTACAAACTTATtatgatacaataaaattttGTAGCTAAATATAAGTATTGCATCTCCAAATATTACTGCGGTTATAACATGTTAGTCACAATAATGAtttgaaataaatattaaatttaaaagctattttaaaattcaaattatatGAAATCGAGAACATCGTTGGCGTATTAGCTACAAGTATTTGTTATGATAGAATGACATAGCCACAAGATTCAGAGAGACAGTAAACTTCTGCAGTTAGTTATAATTTTTGTCATGTGCTTGAAGTTACCATATCAATATTATTTACCATAATAAATTAGTTGTTAAAAAATTTTCatagttaaataaatattttggcTTTGATTAAAAAATCAATATAAGATTTTGTTCAAAAATTAGAGaagttttatgaaaataaatttttaatataaaagttAGATTTTTCCTACAATATAGAACAGTTAGTAAGTGCATTTGGCATCAATGCTTATCAATTAGCTTCTTGACTTATTAAGCTCATACTTTATTTTATGCATGTTTGGtcctttattattttaaataagaatttaacataatttattatatttatgctCTTATTTTAAAATAAGTACTCATATAGAAAACTTTAACAGTTTGTAGagatatgtatgtatgtgtggtacttaattattttaaataagtaCTTAAAGTAATTTCATATATCTAAGCGCTTATTTTTGAAATAAGTACTAATGTTCATATTAGTCTTTCAAAAACTAAGTTTTTCTAATAATATAAACTTAAGATTATAACATGGTTAATATTTAAGTCCATAACAAAATAACAATATTGCAATTCTTACAAAATAAGTATTGCTTTTaggtttgaattatatttataaagAACAATTGAATATATCTAATTAATGTATGAATAACTAATTATATAGAATTTATACAACTATAAGCTTGTATCCATTACATTGTATATATGATCAAGATGATAAAAAACAAAAGTCATATAAATTTGGTCCTTTAATTATctaataatttattaattatcagAAAACTCATTATCTATCAAAACAATTGAGAATTTAGCATGGTTTGCATACTAGATTAGGTTTCACCTCTTTTGTGGctataaa
This window encodes:
- the LOC107788173 gene encoding germacrene C synthase-like (The RefSeq protein has 4 substitutions compared to this genomic sequence), with amino-acid sequence MSQSISPLMFSHFAKFQSNIWRCNTSQLRVIHSSYASFGGRRKERVRRMNRAMDLSSSSRHLADFPSTIWGDHFLSYNSEITEITTQEKNEHEMLKEIVRKMLVETPDNSTQKLVLIDTIQRLGLAYHFNDEIENSIQNIFNLSQNSEDDDEHNLYVAALRFRLARQQGYYMSSDVFKQFTNHDGKFKENHTNDVQGLLSLYEAAHMRVHDEEILEEALIFTTTHLESVIPNLSNSLKVQVTEALSHPIRKAIPRVGARKYIHIYENIGTHNDLLLKFAKLDFNMLQKLHRKELNELTSWWKDLDRANKFPYAKDRLVEAYFWTVGIYFEPQYSRSRSLVTKVVKMNSIIDDTYDAYATFDELVLFTDAIQRWDEGAMDLLPTYLRPIYQGLLDVFNEMEEVLAKEGKADHIYYAKKEMKKVAEVYFKEAEWLNANYIPKCEEYMKHGLVSSTGPMYGIISLVVMEEIITKEAFEWLTNEPLILRPASTICRLMDDMADHEVEQQRGHVASFVECYMKEYGVSKQEAYVEMRKKITNAWKDINKELLRPTAVPMFILERSLNFSRLADTFLKDDDGYTNPKSKVKDLIASLFVESVDI
- the LOC107788173 gene encoding germacrene C synthase-like isoform X1 translates to MSQSISPLICSHFAKFQSNIWRCNTSQLRVIHSSYASFGGRRKERVRRMNRAMDLSSSSRHLADFPSTIWGDHFLSYNSEITEITTQEKNEHEMLKEIVRKMLVETPDNSTQKLVLIDTIQRLGLAYHFNDEIENSIQNIFNLSQNSEDDDEHNLYVAALRFRLARQQGYYMSSDVFKQFTNHDGKFKENHTNDVQGLLSLYEAAHMRVHDEEILEEALIFTTTHLESVIPNLSNSLKVQVTEALSHPIRKAIPRVGARKYIHIYENIGTHNDLLLKFAKLDFNMLQKLHRKELNELTSWWKDLDRANKFPYAKDRLVEAYFWTVGIYFEPQYSRSRSLVTKVVKMNSIIDDTYDAYATFDELVLFTDAIQRWDEGAMDLLPTYLRPIYQGLLDVFNEMEEVLAKEGKADHIYYAKKEVEQQRGHVASFVECYMKEYGVSKQEAYVEMRKKITNAWKDINKELLRPTAVPMFILERSLNFSRLADTFLKDDDGYTNPKSKVKDLIASLFVESVDI